From Patagioenas fasciata isolate bPatFas1 chromosome 15, bPatFas1.hap1, whole genome shotgun sequence, a single genomic window includes:
- the NATD1 gene encoding protein NATD1, producing MAHSAPLGLLEQGCPIQVEHDRKRRQFTVRLNGCHDKAVLLYEYVGKRIVDLQHTEVPDAYRGRGIAKHLAKAALDFVVEEDLKAHLTCWYIQKYVKENPLPQYLEHLQP from the exons ATGGCGCACTCGGCGCCGCTCGGCCTCCTGGAACAGGGCTGCCCCATCCAGGTGGAGCACGATCGGAAGCGGCGGCAGTTCACCGTGCGGCTGAACG GTTGCCACGACAAGGCGGTTCTGCTTTATGAGTATGTGGGGAAGCGAATTGTGGATTTGCAGCACACCGAAGTGCCAGACGCCTATCGCGGAAGAGGAATCGCCAAGCACCTCGCAAAG GCAGCCCTGGACTTTGTGGTGGAGGAGGACCTGAAAGCTCACCTGACGTGCTGGTACATTCAGAAATACGTCAAGGAGAACCCGCTGCCGCAGTACCTGGAACACTTGCAGCCTTAA